AGGATACCAGGGCTTTGGCGCTCTTGAAAGGGCTTATCGTTTTATTGGTCATCACCGGGGTCAGTAAATGGCTGGGACTTAATGTCATTTACTGGCTGATGCAGAAGGCCATGACGGTAGTGCTGGTTGCCTTGCCGGTGGTTTTCCAGCCTGAACTGCGGCGAGCTTTGGAACATCTGGGGCGAGGCACCCTGTTTGGGAAAAGTGTGTTTTTAAATCAGGAGGAAACGGAATCCCTGTTAACCAACATAGCCACAGCAGCGGCGGCGCTGGCTAAAAATAAAATCGGCGCTCTGATTGTGCTGGAACGTGAAACCGGTCTGAACGATTACAGTGATTCGGGCATTCAGATTGACGGCCTGGTATCCTCGCAGTTTCTCATCAACATGTTTATTCCCAATACTCCCCTGCATGACGGCGCTGCCATTATCCGGGGCAACAGGGTATTGGCGGCGGGCTGTTTGCTGCCGCTTACCGATGACCGCAATTTAAATAAAGAGCTGGGAACCAGGCATCGCGCCGCCATTGGCCTGACGGAACAAACCGATGCTATAGTGGTGGTGGTGAGTGAAGAGACCGGAATCATATCGGTCGCCCGGAGCGGCAGGCTGGTCCGGTATCTGGATACCGATGAACTGATTCAAACTTTACGGCCGTTGTTTACCAACAGGCCCTCGCCGTTAAGTGACTTTTTTAAGTGGAGGAAGTCGTAATACTATGGATAATTTCCCGCGCAAAAATCTTACTGCCAAGGTGCTGGCGATTGTCTTTGCCGTAACTTTATGGGTGTATGTAATGAATGAACAAAACCCGCCCATTGATGCCAATTTTCAGATTCCACTGGAAGTAAGGAATGCCGCTGACGGCTATGTGGTGCAGGAAGTGGCCGAAACTGTCCGGATCAAAGTACGGGGACCGCGCAGCGTAATTGCCGGTTCGACCGTCCAGGACGTCAAGTCTTATCTCGATCTGGGCGGAGTCGCTGAAGGCCGCCAGACGGTAAAAGTTCATGCGGTTGCGCCCAATGGCCTGGATGTACTGGAGATATTTCCGGATAAAGTGACGTTGTATATTGATAAAATTGTTTCCCGGCAAATTCCAATTGAACTGGCATTTTCCGGCACTTCGGCCGATGGGGCCAATGTCGGCAAAGCCTTTCCCGCGATCAGTCAGGTGACCATCGAAGGACCGCGAACCATCACCGATACCGTTGCGCGGATTGTCGCCACCATTGACTTAACGGGGAAATCCGGTGATTTCAGCGCGG
The Dendrosporobacter quercicolus genome window above contains:
- the cdaA gene encoding diadenylate cyclase CdaA, which encodes MQAQIRGIISTINLLDFADIVIVALVLYKLYFMIKDTRALALLKGLIVLLVITGVSKWLGLNVIYWLMQKAMTVVLVALPVVFQPELRRALEHLGRGTLFGKSVFLNQEETESLLTNIATAAAALAKNKIGALIVLERETGLNDYSDSGIQIDGLVSSQFLINMFIPNTPLHDGAAIIRGNRVLAAGCLLPLTDDRNLNKELGTRHRAAIGLTEQTDAIVVVVSEETGIISVARSGRLVRYLDTDELIQTLRPLFTNRPSPLSDFFKWRKS
- a CDS encoding CdaR family protein; its protein translation is MDNFPRKNLTAKVLAIVFAVTLWVYVMNEQNPPIDANFQIPLEVRNAADGYVVQEVAETVRIKVRGPRSVIAGSTVQDVKSYLDLGGVAEGRQTVKVHAVAPNGLDVLEIFPDKVTLYIDKIVSRQIPIELAFSGTSADGANVGKAFPAISQVTIEGPRTITDTVARIVATIDLTGKSGDFSAEIEVTPLDRAGKTVEGVTIKPAKVGITTSLLNGPNRKLVDIRTLVTGELPAGTALKSIITEPDQIEIYGEPKTLEQLEFVYTEPISLDGFSKDGKKDVKLQLQPGITAAQNTVTAHISVENKPQE